TACGATCGGGAAGCATATTAACATCTTCTTTTTGGAGCACGAGATACCTCACAACGACCGACCGTTTCTCGCGGCTGTTTGGAGAATGGATCTCCGTCGTAACCTTCTCCAAGGGAGTCGTCTAATGCAGCAACTGAATGTGCAGGTGGAGAAAAGGGAACAAGGCAAACAGACGGGAATTTGTGTAGCTCAGACGTACCTGGCCGGTCAGTGAACTATGCTCATTCCGGCTCATGAGATCGATTACACACGATGTAATCGATGAAACTGACGAAACGGATGTCGATGTCCACATGTTACGAAGTAATGCGAATGATCGTTCTTTATTTGGCTCACTTCCTGTTTCCATTTCTAAGCTACGGGCAATCGACACGTGGATGcctttttcaatgttttgtggAAATTAGCCTCGATCGCGATCGGTGCTCGTGCCACCTGTTACACCTTCTACGATGAAATGCTGTGTTGTTTCTCCTTTGAAGACCCTTAAGGATGGATAGGGTTCAAAGCGTATGCCTATCAGTATATTCCCTCGCAGTTCTTCGAAATCTCAAGTTAGTCAATAAGAAGAGAACGCGTACTGACATGGTAAATGCGAGTTTCATACTAAAACAGTTTCCAAACTCACCCTTAATCTATTTGCAATGTTGCCATATAATGTTGATACTAAGACGGAAGCTACGCAGTGAGCTACGAACCGttacacagagagagagagagagagatacttTCCCAGAATGGACTTCCCCGGCATAAATTCGTACTGataattttgcttttgaatCTTACGACTTCAATCCAATGCAAATGCTGATACAGTTGTTTTACGTCCTTCACCGAGCATCAACCGTTAACCAGTTAGTAATGTCTGAGAACAAGTGAGAGCAGTTTTGATTTCTGCTGGTGAAATATAACCTTTGCATCAGTGAGGTGGAGATTGTGTTGTTTGACGTAGCACCATGTTTCCCGGCACTGTATGGACGCTTGCACAGACGCTTGTTTTAGTGTATGTATTGCTGCCGGTTGTGATAggccaaacaaaaccgaaccatGGATCATTATGTATAACATCGAGTGGATTGCAAGGAAGGTGtgtgttattaaaaaattgtcCAAAGTTAAAAGCAATCGATGTGAAGCCGTACGTTGTCCAGCAGGAGATGGATATACTAATCGGAGCGCTCGGTGCATGTCCACCGGAATCGGAGGTATGCCGAGGCCGTAAGCGTCCTTTTGTATTCTCGACTAAAAAGGTGGGTCTTTCTAGCAATATTGTTGTGCCAATGGGGATATTCGTTGGTACACCGGGTCCACATCGAAACCATCCAAACCACCGCAGCAGCTGGTGCCGGATATGGAGGAGGATAATGCTATGGACTGTCTCCAGACACACCTTGGAATGGACCGTGGATCCATAGGACGAGCTGCTCTGGACCCCTCGTTTGGTGTGTTTATAACGTACGCAGGCAGGTATAACAGATGTGTGGGAAGTTTGATCACACCCGAGTACGTCCTTGCAGCGGCTCATTGTGCTACAGCAAAGGGCGAGTAAGTAACTTTAGGATACTTACGGATGTTAGCACCATTTTTAAAAACCCAATATAATCGAACACTTTCAGCATAGTTTTATACATAAACGCACACCACGTCTCGCTTGATTCTAAACTGCCTAGTCTCAAGGGTGATGTGACACCAAGGTACGTACGGGAGGTCATTATCCACGAGAAGTACAGCCGCAAAACGCGTGATAATGATATTGCTTTGCTACAATTAAATGAGACTGTTGCACAGGGGGATATGGGATCGCCCGTACCGATCTGTATCCCGATGGGTACGAAACACGATGAGATTGGACCAGTCGGTCAGATTGTAAGCAGTTTCGGTTGGGGTATAAATGCCGATGGTAAATATCAGCTTCAATATTCTTGCAGTGGAGATAGCATCTAATGCGCTGGATTCCGGTATTCATTGCAGGGGATCCGAGTAACAGCAAGCAGTGGATAACGCTAGAACGTATCTCCCAGGACTTGTGCCAAGCTCGCATGGACTCGTTGCGAATAGCGCTGATGCGAAGAGTGTTGATAACGGAACGTAACATATGCACCATAACCATCACCGGACATGACGCGTTTGCAGGATATTCCGGTGCTCCCCTGATGTACCGGAAGGATGGCGTATGGTTCTTGATGGGTTTGATCAGTTACGGAGTCGGCACGACTAACAATGAATTCCCGGTGGTATCGCTGAATGTTCCACAGTACACAGATTGGATTTTGGACAATATTCGCCGAAGGCAATAGTCATACTGTATAGTCATACTCCAAAATAAACAGATTGCGCAGAACGGAATTGTTGCAAAATGAATCATTCTCTCTGTATAGGTCTTGAGCCGGTTTCGTAAAGTGGTGGTGGTTTCAGTGTTTTGTAATGGTTTGAGCTGCATCTGGACGTTCCTCTCCCGAGTGCGTTGATAACGTTCTCGCCACAATCAGTAGCATCCCGACGTTCGGTTGAGTCAGGTCAACGCGTTTCGTGAGTGATTGTGAACAGTGAAGTGTTGAGAGGCGACttttaaatcatatttttttttgcttaatagTGTACGATGTTTCGCGCTAGGCTTTCGGTGTGTGCAGTGTTCACATTCGTATTACCATTGCTCGTTGTCCTCGTACAAGGACAGCGTTCGATGAAGGGTAAGGCATGTATCCTCATGACTGGAGAACCCGGACGATGTATCCGGCTGGAGGATTGCACTGCGATCGCTGCGCTTGTGAACCGATCTGTGCGATACCCGTCGGATTCGGAAAAGATAAGAGCTGTGTTTGGTGCCTGCGAAAGTGACGAGAGTGCTTCGGATCCGATCGTATGTATGCGTGCGATCATCGTGTTTAATACAGTGGTTGCAGATTgtgcaaatgttttgtttgccgtttCAGGTTTGTTGTAAGACGCCAACGTTATCACCAACGAGAAGAAGGGTTGTTACATCAACTGCCGCTTCTATTCCTATCACCAGAACCCGGCCTACACGTGCACGAGCTACTACGATCAGCACAACGACCGTTCGAACACGACCTGTTATCAAATACGATAACTTTAGAGAGGTTCTACCGCCGTATTGTGGTATAAAGAATCAACTCGGTAACAACGTCTATTTTGGTGCAGAAGACAATGATAACGTTCACTCGTGGGCAGTTTATTTGGAGATTCGTAAACCCAACAGTAACAGACCAGGACGATGTGTGGGAACATTCATTCAGGAAAATTTCGTTTTGACGGCAGCCCATTGTTTACACAACTTGGCCAAAGAAAAGTATGTGACCTGTGTATTCGATTACCTGTTGGTGTGATTTTGCTGTAatcttgattgtttttttttctttctagtgTCAAGCTGTTTTTCGGCGTCACAAAGCTTAGTAAACTGGAGCAATGTTTGATCATGAATGAATGTGAGGAACGTGCAGCAGCGGAAGTTATTATTCATGAAAACTACAATTTTCACGCCCGCACGAACGACATTGCACTAATCAGATTAAATAATTCGATAGACATTATGGGAGAAATAGCACCAGCCTGTTTGCCGCTGAATTACACGTTCGACGAGAGTTTAGCAAACGATAGACGAGTCGTTTCGTTCGGTTGGGGTGAAAACGAACAtggtaaatatgtttttttttctttctttttactccAGCGAGTtagtaaaatttgaatatattcCTTTTGCAGGAACTATGAGTGATACAAAGGGTATCGTAATGCTGAATGTGGTCCCGCAGGCTGAATGTGAGGATTACCTAAAGAGGCAGAAACGGTTTAATGCAAGTATGATCTATAGTGTCATGTGTACGAACAGTGAGATTGCGGGTCAGGACGTATGCGAGGGTGACTCCGGAGCACCGATGCTGCAACTTCGTGAAAAACAATACTTTGTGGTCGGAGTGGTTAGTTTTGGCCCCAAGTGTGGCGCGAATATTGCCCCAGGTATTTCTTTGAGGGTGTCTGAGTACATAGGTTGGATACTTCTCAACATGAAGCGCTCCGAATTGTTAGCAGAGAACTAAGAATAATACTCATTAGtcactttttataaaatttaaaattatacatGTGTAACCAACATTGCCGTTCTAGCGAGAATGAAGTAATTATGCTATATAGCTTACTGATTGTCATCTAGCTTAGATTTAGATATACGCGGTATGACATGGGTCGTTCTAGCGCCAAAACACTTAGcttagttttcccttttttttctaattgcacaaaaattatgttaattttCCATAACACAACAAACTGATATtgaaataaacattaattttcatgttgcaacaatcaaaacaacatgGTGTGATTTACCTGCCTGTAACGCGGTTTTTGCCTTTGCTGTAGTGCGAAAGAGCGGGAAAGCTgtgaaagaagagaaaaaaaccattctcgATACGATGAGATAGCATGCTCaccaggtgaaagaaaatcgtcgctctctctttttcagcaacaggaaaaaaaaacctttactcAACGTGTGCGCCACCCTGTTCTCATCGAGTAGCGTGTGTTCCTTTTCTATCGAGagcttccttttcttttacacGCAAGCAACACTGTATCTGTGGTTTCAGGTGTGCGTAAGTGTTTGATCTCCCTTCCACAACACTCGTGCATCTCGTTTTGTTAGCCTGCGGTTTCGTATTGCAGCGCGCTCTCGCTTACTCGCGAGATGCGCACAGAGCTTAAGCGATATACCTTCGAAAGCAAGGCGTGAGGTGAGCAAAGCTCGTTCGCTCACTCGTTACTCACAGAGCAACTCGCGCACGCATCGCACGTCCGTTGTTGGTGCTGCCGCTGCAGTAGTTATTCGTCGTTCGAACGTACCGTTTTCACCGTTGATCCGCGCTGATATCcgctgtgtttttgtgttaccGTCGCCTGCTGGCAGCCGTAAATCATTGTGCAGAGCCCTGCACCGCAGTGAATCATTAGGATTATTACCATCGAAGCGTGTGGAACTAAACAACCGTGACGGTgaattttacttaaaaaagaatttcaGAGCTAGTGCAAGGATACCAATTGGCAATCTGTCCACTATGGATGCCATCAATGTAAagcagtttttggtgaatcaATAATTTCGGATCTAAACCATTTTAGGCAGAGCAGTGTGGTGAAAGCGGCCACCACGCAAATGTGGTTGCttttgtgtaatttaaaacttcaaaaagTAGTGAGAATTTGTgtgttacaaatatttttacattcaaaATAAATGCATCAGATGCAGCTGATCGTTGCAGTACCTTCGTTCATCAACACCGTGGTttggttgtgtgttgtgtagaTAATAAGCAAACGAAATTGTGCACGAAGAATCATTTCTGTGTGCTAAAGTGTGTAAGAGAAACCTGCAGTTTAGAGTAGAATTCACTTGTCTTTCAACCACATCAAGTACCCTCCGAGTCGAGTTAAACTTGAAAACgcgttgagaaaaaaataaccacgGGTGGAACAACACCTACCACCATGGAGTCTGACGGAGAGCGTGATGCCGGATACAACCATTACAAGTGAGTGTAAATGTAGTGAAGTAAatttggttaatttttttttaaattaaatttggcTGTAactgaacaaacaaaatccccACAAACTGTGCGTTAACAGCAAGGTGTCACAAGTGTCTTCCCTACCGCTAGTGGCTAGTTGCCAACATATATGTTAATtcatttccgttccgttcgaaCACTTTGTGTTCGCAACACCTGTACGCCATCGGTTTTGTCGGTGCGAACCGATGCGAACGAAGGGTTCGTGCGCCAGAGCAACGCCACAATGCGGCGTGATCAAATCGCGCGAATTTGTGATGCACTTCCGCGAATGAAACGCATCATGTATGGTAGGGTGTAAACAGACAGGGTGGTTGTTACATGGTgtagatgatgatgacgatcatGGTGCAATTAAATGTGCCGTTCCAAGAGCTTAAGTTCGTGAAAATAATTACTCCGACGGAGGGGggaaaagtaaagcaaaaaaaaatcttcttcccGATAAAGACTTTCGTACTTCTACAAAGTAATAgaatttcgatatttatttgcCAAACAGTTTCAGAAGTACTGTCGAACCACAGTCCTAATGAATCATGTTGTGAAGCTCTTTTGCGATCGCAAAACGATCGCAAAACGAACGACAATGCCATTTAACGTGCATAAGATTAGTGGCGCGAGTTAAGAACATGGTCTTTACCGGTGTGCAGCATTACGTTCAGGTTCTAGCTGGAAAAAATAGAACTCTTAAAGCGCACATCAGCTCCTCGCAGCATGGAACAGCTTGCAACAAAGTGTTCCGTTGCGCTTTTCCTTAACCGTGTGGCATTATCTCAATTATCTTTGTGGTATGTGCCTTCATACTCCGAAACCTGTACAGTCGCTGCCGTCGTTCCTATCGAAATGCGCTAACGCGAAAGAGCTGCAATAGAAGAAAACCAATAAAGTGTGCGGGCAAGCAATATGCTTCATCATAAAGAACGTTCGCCGGAGAGCATCACCGACCGGGTAAAAGATGGTGCCAAGGAAATGTAAATACAAACAgcctaaaaaacccaaccgcCTTTCAGCCCAGCCGAACGTACGAACGATGCTGAAATTAAGACTTTAAACCGTAGGGTATAATTTGCATCCAAATTTGCCCGCGTGCCCCTTCGTCTCGTTCGGTACGGTCTGGCAAAGGTGCGCGATAATCATGTGACATCACGCCGTTTTGACGGATGACGGTGAAgatgcggatgatgatgatgtacgGATTTACATCATGTGCCCGATACGATCGTTCCTACCATCGGCAACGAGAAACGGTAACGAACGTCCACGCGATCCTGACGGAAGTGTGATGATGCCGTCGAAAGGATGGAAAGGAAGTGCATGCAAcgggaagaggaaaaaaaatccagaccTTCGCCTTAGAAAGGCTTTGAAGATATAAAcacagaacaaacaaacaaaaattcacgacaaaaaacaaacatttcattgGAGCTTATAAAAGataatttgtataattttctaCCACGGCCGTATACGATCGTGTGTGCGTTATGGGACTGATGCTGGTTGCGCAGTTCGTAAAACAACGCGGCGACAATCACACTTACAGCTCAGCTGAAGCGAGAGATGATGCGCGGAAGTAATTATTAACCCTTGAGGAAAGATGATCATCTGCCAAAAGGATTAATGCTGGAAGGGATTGTTTCAGTATTAGGAGCTGTTTGGGAGCTTTGTTTTTATACTTATTCAACTTAATTTACCACGTAGACGGATAATCAGTCCCTGCTACAGATgggacggttcggatgggatttgatagcccgtcctgtcgtgtagaattagggccgtttatcacattcaCCACCGGAATGCTCCCTGTATACTAATTTATACAAATATCACCGATGTATGCAGGTGACAGCAAAAATAagcattgatttttgtttgcaatttatgattaatttatGATTGTCTCAAATACATATCTGTAGCCCCTTATCTTAGAAGCTTCTCCAATAGAGGAGAATGATTACATAGAGTTTGTTTCTTCATAAGTATACCTGCGATTTAATTCTAACATAAGAAATCAACCAACAACATTATAATCCTTTGATCTCTTGATCAAAAGATTTAAACGCGCCGGCAAGACATGACTAtaattttttccgtttttgtttacaataatGGGTTTCGATGGGAATACTAAAAGGTTTTATGTTTCGTAGATTTCAACTGGATCCGATACTACGGGCTCCTAACAAACGAACTGATTATTCCCTTTATCTAGCGCGTTATAGGTCTTTTACGGTCACTAATCCTAGGAGTGATATGTTTATGAAAATACGATACGATGTATAATAtgatacaataaaaaagattttacTGCATTAAAAAAgctattaatattaaaataagtaGCTGTCTTAACGggttaaaaaatcatataacATTTAAACTTAAGCCCACGAGGCCCGACACGAATGAAATGATTCCCCAAGGGTTAACCGACGTGTGGATGATTTTTCGATCCTTTCTTCCCCGATCGATCCGTTCGATGCCCGCTCGAGACACCGGACGGGACCGGAGATCAGGACAGTGACGCTTTCTGGCACGAATTTTGGAATTACAGGTTTGGTGGCGAGGGCGCTGTATCACGCGCCCAACGGTCCCTTATAGCCTGTCGAAGGTCTCGGCAATTTACACCCACGCGTTCGATCGTCGTCCGCGTGATGAGCTTTTGCAGCGTTCGAACCGATCCGAACGCGGGCGACGTGTCGTAGACAGCGCCTGACAAATTTTCTCTCCGATCTTTGATCTTTCGTCAGATGGCACCTATTTCCACCTTGACGATAGAATCTTCTGTCTCGTTGCGACCGTCCCACATGCGCCGGCCAGACGAACGATGATGAGAATGACGGAGCAATTGATGGGGATTTTATgaggttggtgtttttttttctcttcaatttCGGTACTCATGTTCTCTTGCTGTGCTCGGTGAACGGGTGAGACGAAGTGTTTTaaaacatcccaaaaaacATAGTCCCGCTGCCAGCAGGAATCCGCGTACGATCGATCGCGAGGGTGTGGTCCATCCGAAATGGGCGATTTCCGGTGCCACACCAGAGAAACCTAACAACAAGTTCTAGAGAAGTTGGTCGATGGATGcagtgattgattgatttcgaACAAGTTTCATTCATCAAAATGATCGTGGATTACAAAGTTCCAgaacgttttgttgtgtttaatGCACAGTGGGCTACAAAATAGCtgaagtattttaaaatacaaagaaaaatgtttaaatggtTTCATGGTGcctcaaaaaaaactgcaaacattTAATAAATGCAACACCACTTTCACCATCATGTGGTTCGTTTAACAaatcttaatttttattacactcCCCTAAACAAAAATGCACCGCCGAGCGCGTTGatagaattttaatttcctcTCAGCATCCTTCGCATATTCGACCAAAAAACTCATTAGCTGGCCTTAATAAGAAACTcctcaagcaaaaaaaaaaggtaaaccacAAAAAAGTGGAGAAAGCTGACAATTTTTAAGCATCATCTTTGACAAACTTTTAAAATATGCACCGTTGGTCAAGCGGTGGGAAAATTGCAAACAGAATTAAAAGCGACAGCCACCCCACCCGAAGGCGAAATTAAATACAATGCAAAAGTGGGAAAGCTAAATgtacgaaaggaaaaaccccccaaaaaagacAGCCAACATCAAAAAGgggttgaaataaaataaataaatgtcagCAAATCACAAAACCCAACGAGCATTTCCGTAAACTTGcgaatgttttggttttgttttagcaaataagATGCATCCCATTCGGTACGTTCCCGTGTTGGGTCCCTTTAATTTCTTCGCCCGTTGCATATGAAATGATGATGTTCCATTTTTGGCTATCCCGGCCCATAACGAAACGTGGCGCGCCGGATGAAAATGtcgattaattattattaaaactgTTTGCGCACGGTGAAGTCGCACCAGGCAAAGGATGCGTACCGTTTCTATTGCAATGtgtacaaacaaaagcaaactaaATTCCCACACGTACAGGAACGTTTCATTTTCTCgcttttaatttataaagtgAGCTTAATTGACTCCAGACCAATCGGATGTTACGCGTTAAGGTGATGAAGAATTCTGAACGGATTACCGTACCGGCAAACGGTTTGGAGACGCGATTTAATACCGCCGACGATCGTGGACGACGATTTTCAGCTTATCGTCAGTTGCGGTTTTGCCGCTTTAAAGGAAAGGTTGTAAGCTCGTGTCCATATTTGGAT
The DNA window shown above is from Anopheles funestus chromosome 3RL, idAnoFuneDA-416_04, whole genome shotgun sequence and carries:
- the LOC125768402 gene encoding CLIP domain-containing serine protease B15-like, which translates into the protein MFPGTVWTLAQTLVLVYVLLPVVIGQTKPNHGSLCITSSGLQGRCVLLKNCPKLKAIDVKPYVVQQEMDILIGALGACPPESEQYCCANGDIRWYTGSTSKPSKPPQQLVPDMEEDNAMDCLQTHLGMDRGSIGRAALDPSFGVFITYAGRYNRCVGSLITPEYVLAAAHCATAKGDIVLYINAHHVSLDSKLPSLKGDVTPRYVREVIIHEKYSRKTRDNDIALLQLNETVAQGDMGSPVPICIPMGTKHDEIGPVGQIVSSFGWGINADGDPSNSKQWITLERISQDLCQARMDSLRIALMRRVLITERNICTITITGHDAFAGYSGAPLMYRKDGVWFLMGLISYGVGTTNNEFPVVSLNVPQYTDWILDNIRRRQ
- the LOC125768396 gene encoding CLIP domain-containing serine protease 14D-like, encoding MFRARLSVCAVFTFVLPLLVVLVQGQRSMKGKACILMTGEPGRCIRLEDCTAIAALVNRSVRYPSDSEKIRAVFGACESDESASDPIVCCKTPTLSPTRRRVVTSTAASIPITRTRPTRARATTISTTTVRTRPVIKYDNFREVLPPYCGIKNQLGNNVYFGAEDNDNVHSWAVYLEIRKPNSNRPGRCVGTFIQENFVLTAAHCLHNLAKENVKLFFGVTKLSKLEQCLIMNECEERAAAEVIIHENYNFHARTNDIALIRLNNSIDIMGEIAPACLPLNYTFDESLANDRRVVSFGWGENEHGTMSDTKGIVMLNVVPQAECEDYLKRQKRFNASMIYSVMCTNSEIAGQDVCEGDSGAPMLQLREKQYFVVGVVSFGPKCGANIAPGISLRVSEYIGWILLNMKRSELLAEN